From Coriobacteriia bacterium, the proteins below share one genomic window:
- a CDS encoding undecaprenyl/decaprenyl-phosphate alpha-N-acetylglucosaminyl 1-phosphate transferase, giving the protein MPWMHFLSLFAVALVVTLITTPIAKRIAIKLGAIDYPDARRINKVPIPRMGGIAMFLGLIVALIVQYCGTLAFDWPSAFISHPSLTVNYWGLGVSVLVVFVTGLIDDARSLKPLQKLAGQLVAAVIAAASGLVIGNIVNPFGPGEISLGWLAYPITVVYLVAFANIINLIDGLDGLAAGISGIVSLSLFGITLLSGRIDAAALAIATAGACLGFLRYNFHPASIFMGDSGALMLGFVLGIISLLGVTRTAALTSLIVPLIIAGVPIIDTFAAIVRRKRGGVPIDQADKGHIQHRLIQEGFDQRQAALLIYAWSALLSLGAFVITQVHVMPRIVIFLLLLGVSYLFVRRLHLFEPVLRHYYDPRTHEDEVLPADDPVFTHPEQSDEPDDAEHSEKK; this is encoded by the coding sequence ATGCCCTGGATGCACTTCCTGTCGCTGTTCGCCGTGGCGCTCGTCGTCACCCTCATCACGACGCCGATCGCGAAGCGCATCGCCATCAAGCTGGGAGCCATCGACTACCCCGACGCCCGCCGCATCAACAAAGTTCCTATCCCGCGCATGGGCGGCATCGCCATGTTCCTCGGGCTCATCGTCGCCCTCATCGTGCAGTACTGCGGCACGCTAGCGTTCGACTGGCCGTCAGCGTTCATTTCGCACCCCTCGCTCACCGTCAACTACTGGGGCCTCGGCGTCTCCGTGCTCGTCGTGTTCGTGACAGGCCTCATCGACGACGCCCGCTCACTCAAGCCGTTGCAGAAGCTCGCGGGTCAGCTCGTCGCCGCTGTCATCGCCGCCGCTTCAGGCCTTGTCATCGGCAACATCGTGAACCCGTTCGGCCCGGGCGAGATCTCGCTGGGGTGGCTTGCCTATCCCATCACGGTCGTCTACCTCGTGGCGTTCGCCAACATCATCAACCTGATCGACGGGCTCGACGGGCTGGCCGCTGGCATCTCCGGCATCGTGTCGCTCTCGCTGTTCGGCATCACGCTGCTGTCGGGCCGCATCGACGCCGCCGCCCTGGCCATCGCCACGGCCGGCGCCTGCCTGGGCTTCCTGCGCTACAACTTCCACCCCGCCTCGATATTCATGGGGGACTCGGGCGCGCTCATGCTCGGCTTCGTGCTCGGCATCATCTCGCTGCTCGGTGTCACGCGCACGGCGGCCCTCACGTCGCTCATCGTGCCGCTCATCATCGCCGGCGTGCCCATCATCGACACGTTCGCTGCCATCGTGCGACGCAAGCGCGGCGGCGTGCCCATAGACCAGGCCGACAAGGGCCACATCCAGCACCGCCTCATCCAGGAGGGCTTCGACCAGCGGCAGGCGGCTCTGCTCATCTACGCCTGGTCGGCGCTGCTGTCCCTCGGCGCCTTCGTCATCACGCAGGTGCACGTCATGCCCCGCATCGTGATCTTCCTCCTGCTGCTGGGCGTCTCGTACCTCTTTGTGCGGCGCCTGCACCTGTTCGAGCCCGTGCTGCGCCACTACTACGACCCGCGCACGCACGAGGACGAGGTGCTCCCCGCCGACGACCCGGTGTTCACGCATCCCGAGCAGAGCGACGAGCCCGACGACGCCGAGCATTCCGAGAAGAAGTAG